One Citrobacter amalonaticus genomic window carries:
- the tamA gene encoding autotransporter assembly complex protein TamA: MPHIRQLCWVSLLCLSSSAFAANVRLQVEGLSGELEKNVRAQLSTIQSDEVTPDRRFRARVDDAIREGLKALGYYEPTIDFDLRPPPAKGRQVLVAKVTPGEPVRIGGTEVILRGGARTDRDYLDLLKTRPAIGTVLDHGDYDSFKKSLTSVALRKGYFDSEFNKSQLGIALDRHQAFWDIDYDSGERYRFGHVSFEGSQIREEYLQNLVPFKEGDAYESKDLGELNRRLSATGWFNSVVVAPEFDKARKTKVLPLKGVVSPRTENTIETGVGYSTDVGPRVKTTWKKPWMNSYGHSLTTSASISSPEQQLDFSYKMPLLKNPLEQYYLVQGGFKRTDLNDTEQDSTTLAVSRYWDLSSGWQRAINLRWSLDHFTQGQVTNTTMLLYPGVMISRTRSRGGLMPTWGDSQRYSIDYSNTAWGSDVDFSVFQAQNVWIRSLYDRHRFVMRGNLGWIETGDFDKVPPDLRFFAGGDRSIRGYKYKSISPEYSNGDLKGASKLVTGSLEYQYNVTGKWWGAMFVDSGEAVSDIRKSDFKTGAGVGVRWQSPVGPIKLDFAVPVGDKDEHGLQFYIGLGPEL; the protein is encoded by the coding sequence GTGCCACATATCCGTCAGTTATGCTGGGTGAGCCTGTTGTGTTTAAGCAGTTCTGCCTTTGCCGCGAACGTCCGTCTACAGGTCGAAGGGCTATCAGGAGAACTGGAGAAAAACGTCCGGGCACAACTCTCAACCATCCAGAGTGATGAAGTCACGCCGGACCGGCGCTTTCGTGCGCGCGTGGATGACGCCATCCGCGAAGGGTTAAAGGCGCTCGGTTATTACGAACCGACCATTGATTTCGACCTGCGTCCGCCTCCGGCGAAAGGGCGTCAGGTGCTGGTAGCCAAAGTGACGCCCGGTGAACCGGTGCGCATCGGTGGGACAGAAGTCATTTTACGCGGCGGCGCGCGTACCGACAGAGATTACCTGGATCTGCTGAAAACGCGTCCGGCAATCGGTACGGTGCTCGATCATGGGGATTATGACAGCTTCAAAAAGTCATTAACCAGCGTGGCGCTACGTAAAGGGTATTTCGACAGCGAATTTAATAAGAGCCAGTTGGGCATTGCGCTTGATCGCCATCAGGCGTTCTGGGATATCGATTACGACAGCGGTGAACGTTATCGCTTTGGTCACGTCTCCTTTGAAGGTTCGCAGATCCGCGAGGAGTACCTGCAAAATCTGGTGCCGTTTAAAGAGGGGGATGCGTACGAGTCGAAAGATCTTGGCGAACTGAACCGTCGGCTCTCGGCGACCGGCTGGTTTAACTCCGTGGTTGTGGCGCCCGAATTCGACAAAGCGCGGAAAACCAAAGTACTGCCGCTGAAGGGCGTGGTTTCACCGCGAACGGAAAACACCATTGAGACCGGGGTGGGTTATTCCACTGACGTGGGGCCGCGTGTGAAGACCACGTGGAAAAAGCCGTGGATGAACTCCTATGGCCACAGCCTGACGACCAGCGCCAGTATCTCGTCGCCTGAACAGCAGCTGGATTTCAGCTATAAAATGCCGCTGCTGAAGAACCCGCTGGAGCAGTACTATCTGGTGCAGGGCGGCTTTAAGCGTACCGATCTCAACGATACCGAACAGGACTCCACCACGCTTGCGGTTTCCCGCTACTGGGATCTTTCCAGCGGCTGGCAGCGCGCCATTAACCTGCGCTGGAGTCTCGACCACTTTACGCAGGGGCAGGTGACGAACACCACCATGCTGCTCTATCCCGGCGTGATGATCAGCCGCACCCGCTCGCGCGGCGGACTGATGCCTACCTGGGGCGATTCCCAGCGCTACTCTATTGATTATTCCAACACCGCCTGGGGCTCTGACGTCGACTTCTCGGTCTTTCAGGCGCAAAACGTCTGGATCCGTTCCCTGTACGATCGCCATCGCTTCGTCATGCGCGGTAATCTCGGTTGGATCGAAACCGGCGATTTTGACAAAGTGCCGCCTGATCTGCGTTTCTTCGCCGGGGGCGACCGCAGTATTCGTGGCTACAAATACAAATCTATCTCGCCAGAGTACAGTAATGGTGACCTGAAAGGGGCCTCAAAACTGGTCACCGGATCGCTGGAATACCAGTACAACGTCACCGGGAAATGGTGGGGGGCGATGTTTGTCGATAGCGGTGAAGCGGTCAGTGATATCCGCAAGAGTGATTTCAAAACCGGCGCCGGGGTGGGAGTACGCTGGCAGTCTCCGGTCGGGCCGATCAAGCTCGATTTTGCCGTGCCGGTCGGCGACAAAGATGAGCACGGTTTACAGTTTTACATCGGTCTGGGGCCTGAATTATGA
- the msrA gene encoding peptide-methionine (S)-S-oxide reductase MsrA: MSLFDKKHLISPSDALPGRNTPMPVATLHAVNEHSMTNVPDGMDIAIFAMGCFWGVERLFWQLPGVYSTAAGYTGGYTPNPTYREVCSGETGHAEAVRVVYDPAAISYEQLLQVFWENHDPAQGMQQGNDHGTQYRSAIYPLTPEQDSAARASFERFQAAMRAAGDDRPITTEISNATPFYYAEDDHQQYLHKNPYGYCGIGGIGVCLPPDA; this comes from the coding sequence ATGAGTCTATTTGATAAAAAGCACCTGATTTCACCGTCAGATGCACTACCTGGGCGCAATACCCCGATGCCCGTGGCGACGCTGCATGCCGTCAACGAACACTCGATGACAAATGTCCCCGACGGGATGGACATCGCCATTTTCGCGATGGGCTGTTTCTGGGGGGTTGAACGGTTGTTCTGGCAACTGCCTGGCGTTTACAGCACTGCGGCAGGATACACCGGCGGCTATACGCCCAACCCCACCTACCGGGAAGTCTGCTCCGGTGAAACGGGCCACGCCGAAGCGGTACGCGTGGTGTACGACCCGGCGGCCATCAGTTATGAGCAACTGCTGCAGGTGTTCTGGGAAAACCACGATCCGGCACAGGGCATGCAACAGGGCAACGACCACGGCACTCAGTATCGTTCGGCTATCTATCCGCTGACGCCAGAACAGGATAGCGCCGCTCGCGCCAGTTTTGAGCGCTTCCAGGCCGCCATGCGCGCGGCAGGCGATGACCGTCCCATCACCACCGAAATCAGCAACGCGACGCCGTTCTATTACGCTGAGGACGACCACCAGCAGTATCTGCACAAAAATCCGTACGGCTACTGCGGTATCGGCGGGATTGGCGTCTGTTTACCCCCTGACGCATAA
- a CDS encoding LacI family DNA-binding transcriptional regulator encodes MPGKLKMDEIAALTGFSVSTVSRVLSGKAYTSGKAREAIVKCARQLGVLDSLASGRLLINGIAVFAPQRTFTPQGDAFYLEVTRGIAEAVASHDVWVSYCGLDEQRADIKTFLEKANHKNINAIILIGIDDPTIHKLALSLEKPCVLINSQDREGLLDSVSPDHRAIGNRAAQYLFEQGHRRILNVTSLRRETMYWRLEGIKEVYRQYQIPFDAHCDLLVTEGFSAEESEKAIGEWLHDTPCHDWPEVIFCAGAPMSTGILRVLNAHGVRVPEDMSLMTTGVQELDARIVATMSCITIPCRALGVEAVHLLQHRLNRPCAPVFNLLLKGMLSHKGTVASATRHAARVAVER; translated from the coding sequence ATGCCGGGCAAGCTGAAAATGGATGAAATTGCCGCCTTAACGGGCTTCTCTGTGAGTACCGTTTCGCGGGTGCTGAGCGGAAAGGCCTACACCAGCGGCAAGGCGCGTGAGGCGATTGTGAAATGCGCACGACAACTGGGCGTGCTCGACTCGCTCGCCAGCGGGCGACTGTTGATTAACGGCATCGCCGTCTTTGCTCCGCAGCGCACGTTCACGCCGCAGGGGGATGCTTTTTACCTTGAAGTGACGCGCGGAATTGCAGAAGCGGTCGCTTCACACGATGTCTGGGTGAGCTATTGCGGTCTGGATGAGCAGCGCGCAGATATCAAAACCTTTCTGGAAAAGGCCAACCATAAAAACATCAATGCCATCATCCTGATCGGGATTGATGATCCGACGATCCATAAGCTGGCGCTGTCGCTGGAGAAGCCCTGTGTGCTGATCAACTCGCAGGATCGGGAAGGGCTGCTGGATTCGGTGTCGCCGGACCATCGGGCGATTGGTAACCGGGCGGCGCAGTATCTGTTCGAGCAGGGGCACCGTCGTATTCTTAACGTCACCAGTCTGCGGCGGGAGACGATGTACTGGCGACTGGAGGGCATCAAAGAGGTTTATCGTCAGTACCAGATCCCGTTTGACGCCCATTGCGATCTGCTGGTCACGGAAGGGTTTTCTGCCGAGGAGTCGGAGAAAGCAATAGGCGAATGGCTGCACGATACGCCGTGCCATGACTGGCCGGAAGTGATTTTCTGCGCAGGAGCGCCGATGTCCACCGGTATTCTGCGCGTACTGAACGCTCACGGGGTGCGCGTGCCTGAGGATATGTCACTGATGACCACCGGCGTACAGGAGCTGGACGCCCGCATCGTGGCGACGATGAGCTGTATTACCATCCCCTGTCGGGCGCTGGGCGTAGAGGCGGTGCATCTGCTGCAACACCGCCTGAACCGACCTTGCGCGCCGGTATTTAATCTGCTGCTGAAGGGGATGCTTTCACACAAGGGCACAGTTGCCAGCGCCACGCGGCATGCTGCCCGCGTGGCGGTGGAGCGTTGA
- a CDS encoding Gfo/Idh/MocA family protein, protein MKKVRFGIIGVGNIGTVHARYLLAETVNDACLTAVCDNNAAKHAAIRQLVGDSVTLFSDARAMLESGLIDAVIVATPHYDHPELSIMAMRLGIHTLCEKPAGVYTAQVKEMNACARQCDVVFSMMYNQRPNPLYQKVKDLIDSGELGELRRSNWIITNWYRSQSYYNSGGWRATWKGEGGGVLLNQDPHQLDLWQWLVGMPVRMRAFCQFGKHRQIEVENEVTAYAEYANGATGVFITTTAEAPGTNRLEIVGDRGKVVVEEGRLRFWRLRESETEFNARWQNGFGEPECWEVTIPTAPECSEHVVITRNFTAAILHGEPLIAPGQEGIHGLTLSNAMHLSTWTDDWVSLPIDEQRYYQLLQEHVASSVEKTVASRTLDASGTW, encoded by the coding sequence ATGAAAAAAGTACGTTTTGGCATTATTGGCGTGGGTAACATCGGTACGGTTCACGCCCGTTATCTGCTGGCAGAAACCGTAAATGACGCCTGCCTGACCGCCGTCTGCGACAACAACGCCGCTAAGCATGCTGCTATCCGCCAGTTGGTGGGTGATTCCGTGACGCTGTTCAGCGACGCGCGCGCCATGCTGGAGAGCGGACTGATCGACGCCGTCATCGTCGCCACGCCGCATTACGACCATCCAGAGCTATCCATCATGGCAATGCGTCTGGGGATCCACACCCTCTGTGAGAAACCCGCTGGCGTCTACACCGCGCAGGTTAAAGAGATGAACGCCTGCGCCCGCCAGTGCGACGTGGTCTTCAGCATGATGTACAACCAGCGGCCTAACCCGCTGTATCAGAAGGTGAAAGACCTGATCGACAGCGGCGAACTCGGCGAACTGCGCCGCTCTAACTGGATCATCACTAACTGGTATCGCTCACAGAGCTACTACAACTCCGGCGGCTGGCGCGCAACCTGGAAAGGCGAAGGGGGCGGTGTATTGCTGAACCAGGATCCGCACCAGCTCGATCTCTGGCAGTGGCTGGTCGGTATGCCCGTGCGAATGCGCGCCTTCTGCCAGTTCGGCAAGCATCGGCAGATTGAAGTTGAAAACGAGGTGACGGCGTATGCCGAGTACGCGAACGGAGCGACAGGGGTCTTCATCACCACCACCGCCGAGGCGCCGGGCACGAACCGTCTGGAAATTGTCGGCGATCGCGGCAAAGTGGTCGTCGAAGAGGGTCGCCTGCGCTTTTGGCGGTTACGCGAGTCCGAAACGGAATTTAATGCCCGCTGGCAAAACGGCTTCGGCGAGCCGGAGTGCTGGGAAGTGACCATTCCCACCGCTCCGGAGTGCAGCGAACACGTTGTCATTACCCGCAATTTCACCGCGGCCATCCTGCATGGCGAACCCCTCATCGCCCCCGGCCAGGAGGGTATTCACGGCCTGACGCTATCCAATGCGATGCATCTCTCCACCTGGACCGACGACTGGGTCTCGCTGCCGATTGACGAGCAGCGCTACTACCAGTTGTTGCAGGAACATGTGGCGTCATCGGTCGAAAAAACGGTCGCCAGCCGCACGCTGGACGCCTCCGGAACCTGGTAA